A genomic window from Terrisporobacter glycolicus ATCC 14880 = DSM 1288 includes:
- the pepI gene encoding proline iminopeptidase, whose amino-acid sequence MKITEGYMPFKGFKTYYRVVGEATEGKAPLVLLHGGPGSTHNYFEVLDQVAESGRQVIMYDQIGCGNSFVEGHPELFNADTWIEELMALREHLGLDEIHLLGQSWGGMQAIWYALEYKPKGIKSYILSSTLSSASLWETEQKRRISYMNEADQKALLDAVNIGDYSSKEYSDALDKFMKMYCAGEVTDNDPECLRRPKKSGTEAYVVGWGHNEFSPSGTLAGYEFTDRLHEIEEPCLITSGAIDLCSPYIAKTMYDKIPNSKWELFQYSRHMPFVEEHERYVEVLNEWLNAND is encoded by the coding sequence ATGAAAATAACTGAAGGATACATGCCTTTTAAAGGCTTTAAAACTTATTATCGTGTAGTAGGAGAAGCAACTGAGGGTAAGGCACCGTTAGTGCTACTTCATGGAGGACCAGGTTCTACGCACAACTATTTTGAAGTACTAGACCAAGTAGCTGAAAGTGGTAGACAAGTAATAATGTATGATCAAATAGGTTGTGGTAATTCATTTGTTGAAGGTCATCCAGAATTATTCAATGCTGATACTTGGATAGAAGAGCTTATGGCATTAAGAGAACACTTAGGACTTGATGAAATTCATTTATTAGGACAATCTTGGGGTGGGATGCAGGCTATCTGGTATGCACTTGAATATAAACCAAAAGGAATTAAGTCATATATTCTTTCATCTACTCTTTCTTCTGCAAGTCTTTGGGAGACAGAGCAAAAGAGAAGAATATCATATATGAACGAAGCTGATCAAAAAGCTTTACTTGATGCAGTAAATATTGGAGATTACTCTAGCAAAGAATATAGTGATGCATTAGATAAATTTATGAAAATGTACTGTGCAGGTGAAGTAACTGACAATGATCCAGAGTGCTTAAGAAGACCTAAAAAATCAGGAACTGAAGCATATGTTGTAGGATGGGGACATAATGAGTTCTCTCCATCAGGAACACTAGCTGGATATGAGTTTACAGATAGATTACATGAAATAGAAGAACCTTGTTTAATAACTAGTGGAGCAATAGATTTATGCTCACCATATATTGCGAAAACTATGTATGATAAAATTCCTAATAGTAAATGGGAATTATTCCAATATTCAAGACATATGCCTTTTGTGGAAGAACATGAAAGATATGTGGAAGTTTT
- the rlmD gene encoding 23S rRNA (uracil(1939)-C(5))-methyltransferase RlmD: protein MKRKDIIEFEVGSMEFGGESSTLIGKRKVKMKGGVTGQKVKAVVKKARSEKAEVKLLEVVKNSPIETEEVCKHFGACGGCSILSVPYEKQLEIKGEQVLKLFEEQEIDGFEFLGIEGSPVERLYRNKMEYTFGDEVKGGPLTLGMHKKGRHLDIITVDDCRLVDEDFIKVLTSTVKYFGEKNLPYYRINSHQGFLRNLVVRKGVNTNELMVNIVTTTQVDFDMTEYKDMILNLGTKSEVVSILHTINDGLADAVNCDELRVLHGRDYIEEVILGLRFKISPFSFFQTNTKGAEKLYSIAREFVGNHEGKVLFDLYSGTGTIGQVMASAAKQVYGIEIIEEAVVAANENTKLNGLDNCEFIAGDVAKVVKNLSEKPDLIIVDPPRPGVHKDAIRDISGFGANEIVYISCNPKTLVLDIKGFEAYGYKVEKIKCMDMFPNTPHCETVVKLKK from the coding sequence GTGAAGAGAAAAGACATAATTGAATTTGAAGTAGGTTCTATGGAATTTGGAGGCGAGTCTTCAACTTTAATAGGAAAAAGAAAAGTAAAAATGAAGGGCGGAGTTACTGGTCAAAAGGTAAAAGCTGTTGTTAAAAAGGCAAGAAGTGAAAAAGCTGAAGTAAAACTACTTGAAGTAGTAAAAAATTCTCCAATAGAAACTGAAGAAGTATGTAAACATTTTGGTGCATGTGGCGGTTGTTCCATATTATCAGTACCTTATGAAAAGCAATTAGAAATAAAAGGAGAACAAGTTCTAAAATTATTTGAAGAACAAGAAATAGACGGATTTGAATTTTTAGGAATAGAAGGAAGTCCAGTTGAAAGATTATATAGAAATAAAATGGAGTATACTTTTGGAGATGAAGTAAAAGGTGGACCTCTTACTTTAGGAATGCACAAAAAAGGAAGACATTTAGATATTATAACAGTTGATGATTGTAGACTAGTAGATGAAGACTTTATAAAAGTACTAACTTCTACAGTTAAGTATTTTGGAGAAAAGAATCTTCCTTATTATAGAATAAATTCTCACCAAGGATTTTTAAGAAACTTAGTAGTAAGAAAAGGTGTTAATACTAATGAATTAATGGTTAACATTGTTACTACTACTCAAGTAGATTTTGATATGACTGAGTATAAAGATATGATATTAAATCTTGGAACAAAGTCAGAAGTAGTAAGTATACTACACACTATAAATGATGGACTTGCTGATGCGGTTAACTGTGATGAATTAAGAGTTTTACATGGAAGAGACTATATAGAAGAGGTAATCTTAGGGCTTAGATTTAAAATATCTCCATTCTCATTCTTCCAAACAAATACTAAAGGTGCTGAAAAATTATATAGCATAGCTAGAGAATTCGTGGGAAATCATGAAGGAAAAGTATTATTTGATTTATATAGTGGAACAGGAACTATAGGACAAGTTATGGCAAGTGCTGCGAAACAAGTTTATGGTATAGAAATAATAGAAGAAGCTGTTGTTGCAGCTAATGAAAATACTAAATTAAATGGACTTGATAACTGCGAATTTATAGCAGGAGATGTGGCTAAAGTAGTTAAGAATCTATCTGAAAAACCAGATTTAATAATAGTTGACCCACCAAGACCAGGAGTTCATAAAGATGCCATAAGAGATATAAGTGGATTTGGAGCGAATGAAATAGTATATATTTCATGTAACCCTAAGACTTTAGTTTTAGATATAAAAGGATTTGAAGCTTATGGATATAAAGTAGAAAAGATTAAGTGTATGGACATGTTCCCAAATACACCACACTGTGAAACGGTAGTAAAATTAAAAAAATAA
- a CDS encoding pseudouridine synthase — MAKKLRIDKILSNLGYGSRAEIKVYCKKGLVKVNDKVISNPGTQVDTDDDKIEFNNEVVRYREFVYIMMNKPDGYLSATFDKRDPIVLDLIDASYLTFEPFPVGRLDKDTEGLLVLTNDGQLAHRVLSPKKHVPKTYYAKIEGIVTEEDVKAFEKGVTLDDGYETMPSQLKILESGETSEIELTIHEGKFHQVKRMFESVSKKVVYLKRLSMGKLKLDETLDLGEYRELTDEEVKLIEER, encoded by the coding sequence ATGGCAAAAAAATTAAGAATAGATAAAATTCTTTCTAACTTAGGATATGGAAGTAGAGCAGAAATAAAAGTTTATTGTAAAAAAGGATTAGTTAAAGTAAATGATAAAGTAATATCAAATCCCGGAACACAAGTTGATACTGATGATGATAAAATAGAATTTAATAATGAAGTAGTAAGATATAGAGAATTTGTTTATATAATGATGAACAAACCAGATGGATATTTATCAGCAACTTTTGATAAGAGAGATCCAATAGTTTTAGATTTAATAGATGCATCTTATTTGACATTTGAACCTTTTCCTGTGGGAAGATTGGACAAGGATACAGAGGGACTTTTAGTTTTAACTAATGATGGCCAATTGGCTCATAGAGTATTATCACCTAAAAAGCATGTACCTAAAACGTATTATGCAAAAATTGAAGGTATAGTAACGGAGGAAGATGTAAAGGCTTTTGAAAAGGGTGTAACATTAGATGATGGATATGAAACTATGCCTTCTCAACTTAAAATTCTAGAAAGTGGAGAAACATCTGAAATAGAACTCACTATACATGAAGGTAAATTCCACCAAGTAAAAAGAATGTTTGAGAGTGTGAGCAAAAAAGTAGTATACTTGAAAAGATTGTCTATGGGCAAATTAAAACTAGATGAAACATTAGATCTAGGTGAATATAGAGAATTAACTGATGAAGAAGTTAAACTGATAGAAGAAAGATAA
- the fba gene encoding class II fructose-1,6-bisphosphate aldolase → MLVSAREMLVKAREGKYAVGQFNINNLEWTKAILLTAQENNSPVILGVSEGAGKYMGGYDTIVGMVNGLIKGLNITVPVALHLDHGSYEGAKQTIEAGFSSVMFDGSHYPFEENVAKTKELVEIAHSKGISVEAEVGSIGGEEDGVVGAGEVADPQECKAISELGIDFLAAGIGNIHGKYPENWTGLNFEVLGKINQATGSMPLVLHGGSGIPEEMIKEAISLGVAKINVNTECQVVFAEATRKYIEEGKDLQGKGFDPRKLLAPGVDAIKACVKEKMELFGSVNQA, encoded by the coding sequence ATGTTAGTTTCTGCAAGAGAAATGCTAGTTAAAGCTAGAGAAGGAAAATACGCAGTAGGTCAATTCAATATAAATAACTTAGAATGGACAAAAGCAATATTATTAACTGCGCAAGAAAATAATTCACCAGTTATTTTAGGAGTATCTGAAGGTGCTGGAAAATACATGGGTGGATACGATACAATAGTTGGAATGGTAAATGGTTTAATAAAAGGATTAAACATAACAGTTCCAGTGGCTCTACACTTAGACCATGGTTCTTATGAAGGAGCTAAACAAACTATAGAAGCAGGATTCTCTTCTGTAATGTTCGATGGTTCTCATTATCCATTTGAGGAAAACGTAGCGAAGACTAAAGAATTAGTTGAAATAGCTCATTCAAAAGGTATATCTGTAGAAGCTGAAGTAGGTTCTATAGGTGGAGAAGAAGACGGTGTTGTTGGAGCTGGTGAAGTCGCTGATCCACAAGAATGTAAAGCTATATCTGAATTAGGAATAGATTTCCTTGCTGCTGGTATAGGAAATATCCATGGTAAATATCCTGAAAACTGGACTGGATTAAACTTCGAAGTTTTAGGAAAAATAAACCAAGCTACAGGTTCTATGCCTTTAGTATTACACGGCGGAAGTGGAATACCAGAAGAAATGATAAAAGAAGCTATATCTTTAGGTGTTGCTAAAATAAATGTTAATACTGAGTGTCAAGTTGTATTTGCTGAAGCTACTCGTAAATATATAGAAGAAGGAAAAGATTTACAAGGTAAAGGATTTGATCCTCGTAAATTATTAGCTCCAGGCGTTGATGCAATAAAAGCATGCGTTAAAGAAAAAATGGAACTATTCGGTTCTGTAAACCAAGCATAA
- a CDS encoding complex I 24 kDa subunit family protein, with product MCNFVSQNKKLFDELDSLIAALPEADESALIYVLKEAQGIFGYLPKEVQLYIAGKLSLSPAKVYGVVSFYSYFSTTPVGEHKINVCLGTACFVKGANAVLEEFEKQLGIKSGETTPDLKFTIECLRCVGACGLAPVVVVDGRVYSRVTPDDVSGIINDYKEVEMSC from the coding sequence ATGTGCAATTTTGTTTCACAAAACAAAAAATTATTTGATGAATTGGATAGCTTAATCGCTGCTCTTCCTGAGGCTGATGAAAGTGCATTAATATATGTACTTAAAGAAGCTCAAGGTATATTTGGCTATCTACCAAAAGAAGTTCAACTTTATATAGCAGGAAAATTAAGTCTCTCTCCTGCCAAAGTATATGGTGTTGTTAGCTTCTATTCTTATTTCTCTACTACTCCAGTTGGAGAGCACAAAATTAATGTCTGCCTAGGAACTGCTTGTTTCGTTAAAGGAGCAAATGCTGTTCTTGAAGAATTCGAAAAACAATTGGGAATTAAATCTGGAGAAACTACTCCTGATCTTAAATTCACTATTGAGTGTTTAAGATGCGTAGGTGCTTGTGGACTTGCTCCTGTTGTTGTTGTTGATGGTAGAGTATATAGCCGAGTTACACCTGATGATGTTTCAGGTATAATAAACGACTATAAAGAAGTAGAAATGAGCTGTTAG
- a CDS encoding NADH-quinone oxidoreductase subunit NuoF yields the protein MKRINSYTELKSAVEGYKPLLDLRKKDGVDGIPAKREILVCGDTGCASSGSIKVLEALQDEIKKAGLEDVAKVELTGCFGFCAVGPIVKVYPDNVFYVHLSPEDAKEIVESHIKNNIVVERLLFEEPSLDNLRVNNEKDMSFYKKQEKIALRNLGVIHPERLEEYLANGGYLGLGKALNEMTPEQVVNEIKTSGLRGRGGAGFPTGVKWEASAKNPPVNGKKFVVCNADEGDPGAFMDRSLLEGDPHNVLEAMAICGYAIGSDIGYIYIRAEYPRVIERLKIAIAAAEEAGLLGENIMGSGFNFKLELKYGAGAFVCGEGTALMHSIEGKRGEPRMKTFSSSKHGLWNAPTCLNNVETFGNVPVIITKGSDWFTSYGTEDSKGTKVFALGGKVNNVGLVEVPMGTTLREIVYEIGGGILHDKEFKAVQTGGPSGGCISTKDLDTPIDYKSLASIGSMMGSGGMLVLDETDCMVEIARFFLDFSVEESCGKCTPCRIGTKRLYELLNKICEGKGCEQDLVDLKDLALTVKNTALCGLGKCAPNPVLSTMDCFYDEYVAHVKDHKCPAGKCSSMLDFVITDDCIGCGLCSKNCPVDAISGEKKEKHIIDTAVCIKCGTCIEKCKKGAIVKR from the coding sequence ATGAAAAGAATTAATTCTTATACTGAGTTAAAATCTGCTGTTGAAGGGTACAAACCTCTTCTTGATTTAAGAAAAAAAGACGGCGTTGATGGTATTCCTGCAAAAAGAGAAATATTAGTTTGTGGTGATACTGGATGTGCTTCTTCCGGTAGTATAAAAGTTTTAGAAGCTTTGCAAGATGAAATAAAAAAAGCTGGTCTTGAAGATGTAGCTAAAGTTGAATTAACTGGATGTTTTGGATTCTGTGCTGTTGGTCCTATAGTAAAAGTTTATCCTGATAATGTTTTCTACGTACATCTTTCTCCAGAAGATGCTAAGGAAATTGTTGAAAGTCATATAAAAAATAATATAGTTGTTGAAAGATTATTATTTGAAGAGCCTTCATTAGATAACTTAAGAGTTAATAATGAAAAAGATATGTCTTTCTATAAAAAACAAGAAAAGATAGCTTTAAGAAATCTTGGTGTTATACACCCAGAACGTCTTGAGGAATATTTAGCTAATGGTGGATATTTAGGTCTTGGAAAAGCTTTAAATGAAATGACTCCTGAGCAAGTTGTTAATGAAATAAAAACTTCAGGACTTAGAGGTAGAGGTGGAGCTGGATTCCCTACAGGGGTGAAATGGGAAGCGTCTGCTAAAAACCCTCCTGTTAACGGCAAAAAATTCGTTGTATGTAATGCTGATGAAGGTGACCCAGGTGCCTTTATGGATAGATCTTTATTAGAAGGTGACCCTCATAATGTATTGGAGGCTATGGCAATCTGTGGATATGCTATTGGTTCTGATATAGGGTATATATACATAAGAGCTGAATACCCTCGTGTTATCGAAAGATTAAAAATAGCTATAGCTGCAGCTGAAGAAGCTGGGCTATTAGGTGAAAACATAATGGGTAGCGGTTTTAACTTCAAACTTGAATTAAAATATGGTGCTGGTGCTTTCGTTTGTGGTGAAGGTACTGCTTTAATGCACTCTATAGAAGGTAAACGTGGTGAGCCTAGAATGAAGACTTTCTCTTCTTCTAAACATGGTTTATGGAATGCTCCTACTTGCTTAAATAACGTTGAAACATTCGGTAATGTTCCAGTTATAATAACTAAAGGATCTGATTGGTTTACTTCTTACGGTACTGAAGATTCTAAAGGTACTAAAGTTTTCGCATTAGGCGGAAAAGTAAACAACGTTGGGCTTGTTGAAGTTCCTATGGGTACTACGCTTAGAGAGATCGTTTATGAAATAGGTGGCGGTATCTTACATGATAAAGAGTTTAAAGCTGTTCAAACTGGTGGACCATCTGGTGGGTGTATTTCTACTAAAGATTTAGATACTCCTATAGACTATAAGTCTTTAGCTTCTATAGGCTCTATGATGGGTTCTGGTGGTATGCTTGTTCTTGATGAAACTGACTGTATGGTTGAAATAGCTAGATTCTTCTTAGACTTCTCTGTTGAGGAATCTTGTGGCAAATGTACTCCTTGTCGTATAGGTACAAAGAGATTATATGAATTATTAAACAAAATCTGTGAAGGTAAAGGATGCGAGCAAGACTTAGTTGATTTAAAAGATTTAGCATTAACTGTGAAAAACACCGCTTTATGTGGTCTAGGAAAATGCGCTCCTAACCCTGTATTAAGTACTATGGATTGTTTTTATGATGAATATGTAGCTCACGTTAAAGATCATAAATGTCCAGCAGGAAAATGTAGCTCTATGTTAGACTTTGTAATTACTGATGATTGTATTGGTTGTGGACTATGTTCTAAAAACTGTCCAGTTGATGCAATAAGCGGTGAAAAGAAAGAAAAACATATAATAGATACTGCTGTATGTATTAAATGTGGTACTTGTATAGAAAAATGTAAGAAAGGTGCAATTGTTAAAAGATAA
- a CDS encoding NADH-dependent [FeFe] hydrogenase, group A6, whose amino-acid sequence MSLVNLTINGKAVSVPSDTKILEAAKQVNVKIPSLCHLHMDDIKFDNHCASCRVCMVSAGRGLVPACGTLVREGMVVNTNSPEALKYRKNVVELMLSDHPKDCLSCIKSGNCELQDIAADLGIRNVRFSDGHQSYVPVDTSTKSIVKDHAKCILCRRCETMCNEVQTVGVLSGINRGFGTEVSTFYGVDLVDTNCTFCGQCISVCPTGALIEKDNTAEAWAALGQKEKPVMVQTAPAVRVGLGEEFGLDPGSISTGKMVAALKALGFDYVFDTNFAADLTIMEEANEFVNRFVKGEKLPILTSCCPAWVNFMEHEYPDLLGYLSTCKSPQSMFSPIARHYFAEKALDKKPDEVIVMSIMPCVAKKYEVSREELGQDGYLDTDLSLTTRELARMIKEAGIDLANLEEAEFDSPLGYSTGAADIFGATGGVLEAALRTAYHDITKEEAPSLDFTVVRGMDGIKEASLEIAGHTVNVAAASSLGNARKLMDELRAGTCKYHVIEIMACPGGCVAGAGQPYHGGDYDKVKSRAKALYEIDANKPQRLSHANPDIIKLYDDFLGERGGHKSHELLHTEYYDKSNVYADAEC is encoded by the coding sequence ATGAGTTTAGTTAATTTAACTATAAATGGCAAAGCTGTTTCAGTTCCTTCTGATACAAAAATATTAGAAGCTGCAAAGCAAGTAAATGTTAAAATACCAAGCCTATGTCATTTACATATGGATGATATAAAATTTGATAACCATTGTGCATCTTGTCGTGTATGTATGGTTAGCGCTGGAAGAGGATTAGTTCCTGCTTGCGGTACATTAGTTAGAGAAGGTATGGTTGTAAATACTAATTCACCAGAAGCATTAAAATATAGAAAAAATGTTGTTGAATTAATGTTATCAGACCACCCAAAAGATTGTTTATCTTGTATTAAGAGCGGAAATTGTGAATTACAAGATATTGCTGCAGATCTAGGAATAAGAAATGTAAGATTCTCTGATGGACATCAATCTTATGTTCCTGTTGATACTTCTACTAAATCTATAGTTAAAGATCATGCAAAATGTATACTATGTAGAAGATGTGAAACTATGTGTAATGAAGTTCAAACAGTTGGTGTATTATCTGGCATCAACCGTGGATTTGGTACAGAAGTTTCTACTTTCTACGGTGTTGATTTAGTTGATACTAACTGTACTTTCTGTGGACAATGTATAAGTGTATGTCCAACAGGTGCTTTAATAGAAAAAGATAATACTGCTGAAGCTTGGGCTGCTTTAGGCCAAAAAGAAAAACCAGTTATGGTTCAAACTGCTCCAGCTGTAAGAGTTGGCTTAGGTGAAGAATTTGGATTAGATCCAGGTTCTATATCTACAGGAAAAATGGTTGCTGCATTAAAAGCTTTAGGATTCGATTATGTATTCGATACTAACTTTGCAGCTGACTTAACTATAATGGAAGAAGCTAATGAGTTTGTAAATAGATTTGTTAAAGGTGAAAAACTTCCTATATTAACTAGCTGTTGTCCAGCTTGGGTTAACTTTATGGAACATGAATATCCAGATTTATTAGGTTACTTATCTACTTGTAAATCTCCACAAAGTATGTTCTCTCCAATAGCTAGACATTACTTTGCTGAAAAAGCTTTAGATAAAAAACCTGATGAAGTTATAGTTATGTCTATAATGCCTTGTGTTGCTAAGAAATATGAAGTTTCAAGAGAAGAATTAGGTCAAGACGGATATTTAGATACTGATTTATCATTAACTACTAGAGAATTAGCTAGAATGATAAAAGAAGCTGGTATAGATTTAGCTAACTTAGAAGAAGCTGAATTTGATAGCCCTCTTGGATACTCTACAGGAGCTGCTGATATATTTGGTGCTACTGGTGGTGTTCTTGAAGCTGCACTTAGAACTGCTTATCATGATATAACTAAAGAAGAAGCTCCATCTCTAGATTTTACAGTTGTTAGAGGTATGGATGGTATAAAAGAAGCTTCTTTAGAGATAGCTGGTCATACAGTAAATGTAGCTGCTGCAAGTAGTTTGGGAAATGCAAGAAAATTAATGGATGAATTAAGAGCTGGAACTTGCAAGTATCATGTAATAGAAATCATGGCTTGTCCTGGTGGATGTGTTGCTGGTGCTGGTCAACCTTATCATGGTGGAGATTATGATAAAGTTAAATCAAGAGCTAAAGCTTTATATGAAATAGATGCGAATAAACCACAACGTCTTTCTCATGCTAACCCAGATATCATCAAATTATATGATGATTTCCTAGGCGAAAGAGGCGGACACAAGTCTCATGAATTACTTCACACTGAGTACTATGATAAAAGTAATGTATATGCAGATGCTGAGTGCTAA